The Henckelia pumila isolate YLH828 unplaced genomic scaffold, ASM3356847v2 CTG_461:::fragment_3, whole genome shotgun sequence genome window below encodes:
- the LOC140871827 gene encoding uncharacterized protein isoform X2 encodes MESHLVNLCIEAATESAAAVDKWRRQRRTLERMPFQLGEALLHRIVRRRILFPSLLEVFKYSVAEIDLRGENRVDAEWMAYLGAFQYLSSLFLSDCHKINNSALWCMLSLKEVDLSRCSKITDAGIKHLLSIPALEKLSISETGVTADGVALLASLTNLLVLDLGGLPVTDSALGSLQVLTKLEHLDLWGSEVSNGGVLHLKQLPKLKNLNLAWTGVTELPYLSSLVCLNMSNCTILSLFEGNYHKAQLEKLIMHGAKITDAYEVFQYVETNMLSFLDISNCSLDSFCFLPSMEAMTHLNLGDSSLVDNSVEHIAYIGANLRYLNLCNTRVSSEGIGALAGLVPNLETILLAGTLVDDTAVLYISMMPSLKVVDLSRTNVKGGLIHQEDNVLNEVPSFSALQNLSHLEKLDLEEIRIKDTALCPLANLGRLSYLSLRTDSLTDACLYLASCVPKLVHFSARDALLTNAGIELFVPPPELEVLDLRGCWLLTKDGLLSFCQKHPQIKVNHELVTTHDKENSRYLSPPPDIMSSQPPKRKQEKLSLPIIKPDESFLDQRLKYNRDELLSMRFSSASVSTSNPQGNLI; translated from the exons ATGGAGAGCCACCTCGTCAATTTGTGCATCGAGGCGGCCACTGAGAGCGCCGCCGCCGTGGATAAGTGGCGGAGGCAGCGGAGAACTCTGGAGCGCATGCCGTTTCAACTCGGAGAGGCCCTCCTTCACCGAATCGTCCGCCGTCGCATCCTGTTCCCTTCTCTACTTGA AGTTTTCAAATACAGTGTGGCAGAAATTGATTTGAGAGGCGAGAACCGCGTGGATGCAGAATGGATGGCATACTTGGGAGCCTTCCAGTACTTGTCTTCTCTGTTTCTTTCAGACtgccataaaatcaataattcagcACTTTGGT GCATGCTTAGTTTGAAGGAGGTGGACCTTTCAAGATGCTCCAAGATAACGGACGCTGGCATTAAGCATCTTCTGTCCATTCCAGCCCTTGAGAAGTTGAGCATTTCTGAAACGGGTGTTACAGCAGATGGAGTTGCGCTTCTTGCTTCACTAACTAATTTGTTGGTTTTGGACCTGGGAGGGTTACCTGTCACAGATTCAGCTCTGGGTTCTCTTCAG GTTCTCACAAAATTGGAACACCTAGACCTTTGGGGGAGTGAAGTGTCTAATGGAGGAGTTCTTCATCTCAAGCAGCTCCCTAAGTtgaaaaatttaaatctagCTTGGACTGGTGTGACAGAGTTGCCTTATTTGTCATCTCTTGTGTGCCTGAACATGAGTAACTGCACCATACTTTCTCTATTTGAAGGGAATTATCATAAAGCTCAGTTGGAGAAACTAATAATGCATGGGGCTAAAATTACAGATGCTTACGAAGTTTTCCAGTATGTTGAAACCAATATGCTCAGTTTCTTGGATATATCCAACTGTTCCCTCGATTCATTCTGCTTTTTGCCTTCTATGGAAGCAATGACCCATTTGAATCTGGGTGATAGCTCACTGGTTGACAATTCAGTTGAACACATTGCATATATAGGAGCTAATTTACGATACTTGAATCTTTGCAACACAAGAGTAAGTTCTGAGGGGATTGGAGCATTAGCTGGTCTTGTTCCTAATCTTGAAACTATACTGTTGGCCGGCACACTCGTTGATGATACAGCTGTCCTATATATTAGCATGATGCCATCACTCAAAGTTGTCGACCTAAGCAGGACAAATGTGAAAGGAG GTCTGATTCACCAGGAGGATAATGTTCTTAACGAGGTCCCATCATTCTCCGCTCTGCAAAATCTCAGCCATCTGGAAAAATTAGACTTGGAGGAAATACGAATTAAGGATACAGCATTGTGCCCTCTTGCTAATTTGGGCAGATTGAGCTATTTATCTTTAAGAACCGATTCTCTTACAGATGCTTGTCTTTACCTTGCATCTTGTGTTCCAAAACTGGTTCATTTCAGTGCTCGTGATGCTTTACTTACCAATGCTGGGATCGAATTATTCGTTCCTCCTCCAGAACTAGAGGTCCTTGACCTCAGGGGTTGTTGGTTATTGACAAAAGATGGTCTTTTATCTTTCTGTCAAAAACATCCTCAAATTAAAGTGAATCACGAGCTTGTGACGACACACGACAAGGAGAATTCCCGTTATTTGTCTCCTCCACCAGATATCATGAGCTCACAACCACCTAAGCGAAAGCAGGAAAAGTTGTCACTGCCAATCATTAAACCTGATGAGAGTTTCTTAG ATCAAAGATTGAAATATAACAGAGATGAATTACTCTCTATGCGATTTTCATCTGCATCAGTTTCAACTTCCAATCCCCAAGGTAATTTGATCTGA
- the LOC140871532 gene encoding uncharacterized protein, protein MPRSSRHRSHKQSKHSSKDYPDSEEDVRTKDKGSRDENLGKDSRDSATGEKRKTLSQAREGKEGKDPNVYTNGEASEEYFSSKRRKEKTAIGDGVDRWNGGGEERGYSDRIVEKEKIKGDKATKLKEVNNKGESSRMEWKNNNKDKKYESVSAGEMESSAVVVEKEDSRSKGESKRKSERDYSGQKEGKEYKGKDRRAEKEKEKEKEKEKEKEKEKDLGQLSKRGDAKTDLVDMDVGKKKELQSGDLVVERKVKRAREISDFPVEVELQNPELEKEVDKRIHRRGESSNDRGNHHDDFKKGDERGLSSRSDHAKDVKYKDDKPKDIIYVQKYHEDDHKNDGQRDEKYHEEMKNDNKHRDFKHIEDVGKDAERREDRHRGNGDRDNRHKDEKHLVVGEKDTKMKDDKYRDSADRRRDYRHREDSKRESKRVDDRCRDDGEKNGRHSDIRHYENGDRDDRHWEKNYREESRRDNITKEEKHREDFERESRYKDSKQTDDFDREKRPREAKYSKIATRDCSGDKSDHRHSDDGVCGTDHHSKHSSTHDDSPMHDDGTGRYRDDQGRRRTTGKQDNHDVRSRSTKDQRFDSEKRSGSEARMDSVPDRGQSTSRNADIELNLSHGRQCRSPRSSTLASRDNYRVTKQDEYKHREYSDEERLRHSMTSGRDYAAGGSDKTSSRSLEKLGQKEDGHLKESSAERRSKSDIRSSPLKQRNKSPSSNTDWRQFNRSDVRRNIDIEEMTQRSSGSRDTKDHTGKEGRERREFTMDGLPRDEHSQADVDTLSMSSSFTRNNHLSGSSKSFPPLPPLRTGVDSPLMSGSIEDDGRFKSNIRHRRSGGNPNLARIQGNPWRGVPSWPSTVPNGFMSFPHPPPPVSFHSVMQPFPAPAMFGIRPPVDPNHPAPYHISDNDRFSGPVRPVGWHNPVDDSCNSLHSWDASNAVFRDEAHSYGGPGWDHSRSLLGGRGWDTTGDLWKGPSNTACLEMQSYDKENDISLNMDEALAVQSIQPTQNEQIFPDEQAATNDVNQSTYESEINSADAAIYNLEDPSNLTKISKKDDVPFCLAYLSKLDISADLTEPELFNQCRDVIDMDQSIISDIDDLKMSFIEEAIEAKVAPHQILRFSLSETVDDSIFQKAISLYESQKGSFDKVKSGEKFSNANLPLPFTKSDHEDLNIEDDKTEERSRTSDMQEEKDARPHVNVELTLSDTSSDAEGHTESAHQNLDQPPANTMVKSEEPVSTKEHEASELPLKDQIIEERPLFVEVKNDDNIEDVKSGVTSCGTPLNSDVCLEALTPEFVVSESIILSRIHHSPESTH, encoded by the exons ATGCCCAGGAGTTCGAGGCACAGATCACATAAGCAGAGCAAACACAGTTCAAAGGATTATCCAGACTCCGAAGAGGATGTAAGGACGAAGGATAAAGGTAGTAGGGATGAGAACTTGGGGAAGGATTCTCGCGATTCAGCTACCGGTGAGAAACGCAAAACTTTATCCCAGGCACGAGAAGGCAAGGAAGGTAAAGATCCGAATGTTTATACGAATGGCGAGGCCTCGGAGGAATATTTTTCATCAAAAAGGCGGAAAGAGAAAACTGCTATCGGCGATGGTGTAGACAGGTGGAATGGAGGTGGAGAAGAAAGAGGCTATAGTGACAGGATCGTAGAGAAGGAGAAAATCAAAGGGGACAAAGCCACTAAATTGAAAGAAGTCAACAATAAAGGGGAAAGTTCGAGAATGGAGTGGAAGAATAATAATAAGGATAAAAAGTATGAAAGTGTAAGTGCTGGAGAGATGGAGAGTTCAGCTGTTGTGGTGGAAAAAGAGGACAGCAGGAGTAAAGGAGAGTCTAAGAGGAAGTCTGAGAGGGATTATTCCGGTCAGAAAGAAGGGAAGGAATACAAGGGCAAGGATCGCAGGGCAGAGAAGGAGAAGGAGAAGGAGAAGGAGAAGGAGAAGGAGAAGGAGAAGGAGAAGGATTTAGGCCAGCTTAGTAAGCGCGGGGATGCTAAGACAGATTTAGTGGATATGGATGTTGGCAAGAAGAAGGAATTACAGTCGGGGGATCTTGTTGTGGAGAGAAAGGTTAAACGTGCTCGAGAAATCTCAG ATTTCCCTGTAGAAGTGGAGTTACAAAATCCTGAGTTAGAGAAGGAAGTTGATAAAAGGATACACAGGAGAGGAGAAAGCTCCAATGACAGAGGTAACCATCATGATGATTTTAAAAAAGGTGATGAAAGAGGATTGTCCTCAAGAAGTGACCATGCCAAGGATGTCAAATACAAAGATGATAAGCCCAAGGATATAATTTATGTACAGAAGTATCACGAAGATGATCACAAAAATGATGGGCAAAGGGATGAGAAGTACCATGAAGAAATGAAGAACGATAATAAACATCGGGATTTCAAGCATATAGAAGATGTTGGGAAAGATGCCGAGCGTAGAGAGGATAGACACCGTGGAAATGGTGATAGAGATAATAGACATAAAGACGAAAAGCATCTTGTAGTTGGAGAGAAAGATACCAAGATGAAGGATGATAAATATCGGGACAGTGCTGATCGACGCAGGGATTATAGGCATCGTGAAGACAGTAAAAGGGAAAGCAAACGCGTGGATGATCGATGTCGTGATGATGGAGAAAAAAATGGTCGACATAGTGATATTAGGCATTACGAAAATGGGGATAGAGATGATAGACACTGGGAAAAAAATTATAGAGAAGAGAGCCGTAGAGATAATATTACCAAGGAAGAAAAGCATCGAGAAGATTTTGAAAGAGAGAGTCGATATAAGGATAGCAAACAGACGGATGATTTTGATAGAGAGAAGAGACCAAGAGAAGCAAAATATAGTAAAATTGCTACAAGGGACTGTTCTGGCGACAAATCTGACCATAGGCATTCAGATGACGGTGTTTGTGGTACTGATCATCATTCTAAACATTCAAGCACACATGATGATAGTCCAATGCATGATGATGGAACAGGTAGGTATAGAGATGATCAAGGTAGGAGAAGAACTACTGGAAAACAGGATAATCATGATGTTAGGTCCCGAAGTACTAAGGATCAAAGATTTGATTCAGAAAAGAGAAGTGGAAGCGAAGCACGAATGGACTCAGTACCTGACAGAGGGCAATCTACATCAAGGAATGCTGACATTGAACTTAATCTAAGCCATGGCAGACAGTGTAGGTCACCCCGCTCAAGCACTCTTGCTTCAAGGGATAACTATAG GGTCACTAAGCAGGACGAATACAAGCATAGGGAATATAGTGATGAAGAAAGACTTCGACACAGTATGACTTCTGGCAGAGATTATGCTGCGGGAGGATCTGACAAGACCTCATCTCGGTCACTGGAGAAACTCGGTCAGAAAGAAGATGGTCATTTGAAAGAGTCATCTGCTGAAAGACGTTCAAAATCAGACATTCGTTCATCACCATTGAAACAACGGAATAAGTCTCCATCCTCAAATACTGATTGGAGGCAGTTTAATAGGTCCGATGTAAGAAGAAATATTGATATTGAAGAAATGACGCAGAGGAGTAGTGGGTCTCGAGATACGAAGGACCACACTGGGAAGGAAGGTAGGGAACGTCGTGAGTTCACCATGGACGGGCTTCCTAGAGATGAACATTCACAAGCTGATGTGGATACTCTATCCATGTCTTCCTCTTTTACACGAAATAACCATTTATCTGGAAGTTCTAAGTCGTTTCCACCTCTTCCTCCTTTGAGAACAGGGGTGGACAGCCCTTTGATGTCAGGCTCGATTGAAGATGACGGCAGATTTAAGTCGAACATCCGTCATAGGAGGAGCGGCGGCAATCCTAATCTGGCAAGAATTCAAGGAAATCCTTGGAGAGGCGTGCCAAGCTGGCCGTCTACTGTTCCAAATGGTTTCATGTCTTTCCCACATCCTCCGCCCCCTGTTAGTTTTCATTCAGTAATGCAGCCATTTCCAGCTCCAGCAATGTTTGGCATCAGACCACCCGTGGATCCGAACCATCCTGCTCCTTATCACATTTCCGACAATGACAGATTTTCAGGCCCTGTTCGCCCAGTGGGATGGCACAATCCTGTTGATGATTCATGTAATTCATTGCATTCTTGGGATGCAAGTAATGCTGTCTTTCGAGATGAGGCTCACAGTTACGGTGGGCCAGGGTGGGACCATTCTAGAAGCCTGCTTGGTGGTCGAGGCTGGGATACAACTGGAGATTTGTGGAAGGGGCCAAGTAATACTGCGTGCTTGGAGATGCAATCATATGACAAAGAGAATGACATTTCACTGAATATGGATGAAGCATTGGCTGTTCAATCCATTCAGCCAACTCAGAATGAACAAATATTTCCGGATGAGCAGGCAGCAACCAATGATGTCAACCAATCCACTTATGAATCCGAAATTAATTCTGCCGATGCTGCCATATATAACCTCGAGGATCCTAGTAATTTAACTAAAATCTCGAAGAAGGATGATGTACCTTTTTGCCTGGCTTACCTTTCCAAGCTTGATATTTCTGCAGATCTTACTGAACCTGAGttattcaatcagtgcagagaTGTTATTGATATGGATCAGAGCATAATTTCTGATATAGATGATTTAAAAATGTCATTCATCGAG GAGGCCATAGAAGCTAAAGTAGCACCTCACCAAATTTTAAGATTTTCCCTATCTGAAACTGTGGATGATTCTATTTTCCAG AAAGCAATATCCCTTTATGAGAGCCAAAAAGGTAGCTTTGACAAAGTTAAAAGCGGGGAGAAATTTTCAAATGCCAACCTGCCTTTACCTTTTACCAAGTCTGATCACGAGGATCTCAACATAGAAGATGATAAAACTGAGGAGCGGTCTAGAACCAGTGACATGCAAGAGGAAAAAGACGCGCGTCCACATGTGAATGTGGAGTTAACTCTTTCAGATACTTCATCAGATGCTGAAGGTCATACTGAATCTGCCCATCAAAATCTTGATCAACCTCCGGCCAACACAATGGTAAAATCCGAAGAGCCAGTTTCTACCAAAGAACATGAAGCATCAGAACTACCACTGAAGGATCAGATCATTGAGGAGAGACCTTTATTTGTGGAGGTGAAAAATGATGATAACATTGAGGACGTAAAATCAGGCGTTACTAGTTGTGGTACTCCTCTAAATTCTGATGTGTGTTTGGAGGCGCTGACGCCAGAGTTTGTTGTGTCTGAGTCAATAATTTTAAGCCGGATACATCATTCTCCTGAAAGTACACATTGA
- the LOC140871827 gene encoding uncharacterized protein isoform X3 has translation MYFGIFQLLDIFNSGMLSLKEVDLSRCSKITDAGIKHLLSIPALEKLSISETGVTADGVALLASLTNLLVLDLGGLPVTDSALGSLQVLTKLEHLDLWGSEVSNGGVLHLKQLPKLKNLNLAWTGVTELPYLSSLVCLNMSNCTILSLFEGNYHKAQLEKLIMHGAKITDAYEVFQYVETNMLSFLDISNCSLDSFCFLPSMEAMTHLNLGDSSLVDNSVEHIAYIGANLRYLNLCNTRVSSEGIGALAGLVPNLETILLAGTLVDDTAVLYISMMPSLKVVDLSRTNVKGGLIHQEDNVLNEVPSFSALQNLSHLEKLDLEEIRIKDTALCPLANLGRLSYLSLRTDSLTDACLYLASCVPKLVHFSARDALLTNAGIELFVPPPELEVLDLRGCWLLTKDGLLSFCQKHPQIKVNHELVTTHDKENSRYLSPPPDIMSSQPPKRKQEKLSLPIIKPDESFLDQRLKYNRDELLSMRFSSASVSTSNPQGNLI, from the exons atgtatttcgggatttttcaaTTGCTCGATATCTTCAATTCAGGCATGCTTAGTTTGAAGGAGGTGGACCTTTCAAGATGCTCCAAGATAACGGACGCTGGCATTAAGCATCTTCTGTCCATTCCAGCCCTTGAGAAGTTGAGCATTTCTGAAACGGGTGTTACAGCAGATGGAGTTGCGCTTCTTGCTTCACTAACTAATTTGTTGGTTTTGGACCTGGGAGGGTTACCTGTCACAGATTCAGCTCTGGGTTCTCTTCAG GTTCTCACAAAATTGGAACACCTAGACCTTTGGGGGAGTGAAGTGTCTAATGGAGGAGTTCTTCATCTCAAGCAGCTCCCTAAGTtgaaaaatttaaatctagCTTGGACTGGTGTGACAGAGTTGCCTTATTTGTCATCTCTTGTGTGCCTGAACATGAGTAACTGCACCATACTTTCTCTATTTGAAGGGAATTATCATAAAGCTCAGTTGGAGAAACTAATAATGCATGGGGCTAAAATTACAGATGCTTACGAAGTTTTCCAGTATGTTGAAACCAATATGCTCAGTTTCTTGGATATATCCAACTGTTCCCTCGATTCATTCTGCTTTTTGCCTTCTATGGAAGCAATGACCCATTTGAATCTGGGTGATAGCTCACTGGTTGACAATTCAGTTGAACACATTGCATATATAGGAGCTAATTTACGATACTTGAATCTTTGCAACACAAGAGTAAGTTCTGAGGGGATTGGAGCATTAGCTGGTCTTGTTCCTAATCTTGAAACTATACTGTTGGCCGGCACACTCGTTGATGATACAGCTGTCCTATATATTAGCATGATGCCATCACTCAAAGTTGTCGACCTAAGCAGGACAAATGTGAAAGGAG GTCTGATTCACCAGGAGGATAATGTTCTTAACGAGGTCCCATCATTCTCCGCTCTGCAAAATCTCAGCCATCTGGAAAAATTAGACTTGGAGGAAATACGAATTAAGGATACAGCATTGTGCCCTCTTGCTAATTTGGGCAGATTGAGCTATTTATCTTTAAGAACCGATTCTCTTACAGATGCTTGTCTTTACCTTGCATCTTGTGTTCCAAAACTGGTTCATTTCAGTGCTCGTGATGCTTTACTTACCAATGCTGGGATCGAATTATTCGTTCCTCCTCCAGAACTAGAGGTCCTTGACCTCAGGGGTTGTTGGTTATTGACAAAAGATGGTCTTTTATCTTTCTGTCAAAAACATCCTCAAATTAAAGTGAATCACGAGCTTGTGACGACACACGACAAGGAGAATTCCCGTTATTTGTCTCCTCCACCAGATATCATGAGCTCACAACCACCTAAGCGAAAGCAGGAAAAGTTGTCACTGCCAATCATTAAACCTGATGAGAGTTTCTTAG ATCAAAGATTGAAATATAACAGAGATGAATTACTCTCTATGCGATTTTCATCTGCATCAGTTTCAACTTCCAATCCCCAAGGTAATTTGATCTGA
- the LOC140871827 gene encoding uncharacterized protein isoform X4, with the protein MLSLKEVDLSRCSKITDAGIKHLLSIPALEKLSISETGVTADGVALLASLTNLLVLDLGGLPVTDSALGSLQVLTKLEHLDLWGSEVSNGGVLHLKQLPKLKNLNLAWTGVTELPYLSSLVCLNMSNCTILSLFEGNYHKAQLEKLIMHGAKITDAYEVFQYVETNMLSFLDISNCSLDSFCFLPSMEAMTHLNLGDSSLVDNSVEHIAYIGANLRYLNLCNTRVSSEGIGALAGLVPNLETILLAGTLVDDTAVLYISMMPSLKVVDLSRTNVKGGLIHQEDNVLNEVPSFSALQNLSHLEKLDLEEIRIKDTALCPLANLGRLSYLSLRTDSLTDACLYLASCVPKLVHFSARDALLTNAGIELFVPPPELEVLDLRGCWLLTKDGLLSFCQKHPQIKVNHELVTTHDKENSRYLSPPPDIMSSQPPKRKQEKLSLPIIKPDESFLDQRLKYNRDELLSMRFSSASVSTSNPQGNLI; encoded by the exons ATGCTTAGTTTGAAGGAGGTGGACCTTTCAAGATGCTCCAAGATAACGGACGCTGGCATTAAGCATCTTCTGTCCATTCCAGCCCTTGAGAAGTTGAGCATTTCTGAAACGGGTGTTACAGCAGATGGAGTTGCGCTTCTTGCTTCACTAACTAATTTGTTGGTTTTGGACCTGGGAGGGTTACCTGTCACAGATTCAGCTCTGGGTTCTCTTCAG GTTCTCACAAAATTGGAACACCTAGACCTTTGGGGGAGTGAAGTGTCTAATGGAGGAGTTCTTCATCTCAAGCAGCTCCCTAAGTtgaaaaatttaaatctagCTTGGACTGGTGTGACAGAGTTGCCTTATTTGTCATCTCTTGTGTGCCTGAACATGAGTAACTGCACCATACTTTCTCTATTTGAAGGGAATTATCATAAAGCTCAGTTGGAGAAACTAATAATGCATGGGGCTAAAATTACAGATGCTTACGAAGTTTTCCAGTATGTTGAAACCAATATGCTCAGTTTCTTGGATATATCCAACTGTTCCCTCGATTCATTCTGCTTTTTGCCTTCTATGGAAGCAATGACCCATTTGAATCTGGGTGATAGCTCACTGGTTGACAATTCAGTTGAACACATTGCATATATAGGAGCTAATTTACGATACTTGAATCTTTGCAACACAAGAGTAAGTTCTGAGGGGATTGGAGCATTAGCTGGTCTTGTTCCTAATCTTGAAACTATACTGTTGGCCGGCACACTCGTTGATGATACAGCTGTCCTATATATTAGCATGATGCCATCACTCAAAGTTGTCGACCTAAGCAGGACAAATGTGAAAGGAG GTCTGATTCACCAGGAGGATAATGTTCTTAACGAGGTCCCATCATTCTCCGCTCTGCAAAATCTCAGCCATCTGGAAAAATTAGACTTGGAGGAAATACGAATTAAGGATACAGCATTGTGCCCTCTTGCTAATTTGGGCAGATTGAGCTATTTATCTTTAAGAACCGATTCTCTTACAGATGCTTGTCTTTACCTTGCATCTTGTGTTCCAAAACTGGTTCATTTCAGTGCTCGTGATGCTTTACTTACCAATGCTGGGATCGAATTATTCGTTCCTCCTCCAGAACTAGAGGTCCTTGACCTCAGGGGTTGTTGGTTATTGACAAAAGATGGTCTTTTATCTTTCTGTCAAAAACATCCTCAAATTAAAGTGAATCACGAGCTTGTGACGACACACGACAAGGAGAATTCCCGTTATTTGTCTCCTCCACCAGATATCATGAGCTCACAACCACCTAAGCGAAAGCAGGAAAAGTTGTCACTGCCAATCATTAAACCTGATGAGAGTTTCTTAG ATCAAAGATTGAAATATAACAGAGATGAATTACTCTCTATGCGATTTTCATCTGCATCAGTTTCAACTTCCAATCCCCAAGGTAATTTGATCTGA
- the LOC140871827 gene encoding uncharacterized protein isoform X1, which translates to MESHLVNLCIEAATESAAAVDKWRRQRRTLERMPFQLGEALLHRIVRRRILFPSLLEVFKYSVAEIDLRGENRVDAEWMAYLGAFQYLSSLFLSDCHKINNSALWCMTGMLSLKEVDLSRCSKITDAGIKHLLSIPALEKLSISETGVTADGVALLASLTNLLVLDLGGLPVTDSALGSLQVLTKLEHLDLWGSEVSNGGVLHLKQLPKLKNLNLAWTGVTELPYLSSLVCLNMSNCTILSLFEGNYHKAQLEKLIMHGAKITDAYEVFQYVETNMLSFLDISNCSLDSFCFLPSMEAMTHLNLGDSSLVDNSVEHIAYIGANLRYLNLCNTRVSSEGIGALAGLVPNLETILLAGTLVDDTAVLYISMMPSLKVVDLSRTNVKGGLIHQEDNVLNEVPSFSALQNLSHLEKLDLEEIRIKDTALCPLANLGRLSYLSLRTDSLTDACLYLASCVPKLVHFSARDALLTNAGIELFVPPPELEVLDLRGCWLLTKDGLLSFCQKHPQIKVNHELVTTHDKENSRYLSPPPDIMSSQPPKRKQEKLSLPIIKPDESFLDQRLKYNRDELLSMRFSSASVSTSNPQGNLI; encoded by the exons ATGGAGAGCCACCTCGTCAATTTGTGCATCGAGGCGGCCACTGAGAGCGCCGCCGCCGTGGATAAGTGGCGGAGGCAGCGGAGAACTCTGGAGCGCATGCCGTTTCAACTCGGAGAGGCCCTCCTTCACCGAATCGTCCGCCGTCGCATCCTGTTCCCTTCTCTACTTGA AGTTTTCAAATACAGTGTGGCAGAAATTGATTTGAGAGGCGAGAACCGCGTGGATGCAGAATGGATGGCATACTTGGGAGCCTTCCAGTACTTGTCTTCTCTGTTTCTTTCAGACtgccataaaatcaataattcagcACTTTGGTGTATGACAG GCATGCTTAGTTTGAAGGAGGTGGACCTTTCAAGATGCTCCAAGATAACGGACGCTGGCATTAAGCATCTTCTGTCCATTCCAGCCCTTGAGAAGTTGAGCATTTCTGAAACGGGTGTTACAGCAGATGGAGTTGCGCTTCTTGCTTCACTAACTAATTTGTTGGTTTTGGACCTGGGAGGGTTACCTGTCACAGATTCAGCTCTGGGTTCTCTTCAG GTTCTCACAAAATTGGAACACCTAGACCTTTGGGGGAGTGAAGTGTCTAATGGAGGAGTTCTTCATCTCAAGCAGCTCCCTAAGTtgaaaaatttaaatctagCTTGGACTGGTGTGACAGAGTTGCCTTATTTGTCATCTCTTGTGTGCCTGAACATGAGTAACTGCACCATACTTTCTCTATTTGAAGGGAATTATCATAAAGCTCAGTTGGAGAAACTAATAATGCATGGGGCTAAAATTACAGATGCTTACGAAGTTTTCCAGTATGTTGAAACCAATATGCTCAGTTTCTTGGATATATCCAACTGTTCCCTCGATTCATTCTGCTTTTTGCCTTCTATGGAAGCAATGACCCATTTGAATCTGGGTGATAGCTCACTGGTTGACAATTCAGTTGAACACATTGCATATATAGGAGCTAATTTACGATACTTGAATCTTTGCAACACAAGAGTAAGTTCTGAGGGGATTGGAGCATTAGCTGGTCTTGTTCCTAATCTTGAAACTATACTGTTGGCCGGCACACTCGTTGATGATACAGCTGTCCTATATATTAGCATGATGCCATCACTCAAAGTTGTCGACCTAAGCAGGACAAATGTGAAAGGAG GTCTGATTCACCAGGAGGATAATGTTCTTAACGAGGTCCCATCATTCTCCGCTCTGCAAAATCTCAGCCATCTGGAAAAATTAGACTTGGAGGAAATACGAATTAAGGATACAGCATTGTGCCCTCTTGCTAATTTGGGCAGATTGAGCTATTTATCTTTAAGAACCGATTCTCTTACAGATGCTTGTCTTTACCTTGCATCTTGTGTTCCAAAACTGGTTCATTTCAGTGCTCGTGATGCTTTACTTACCAATGCTGGGATCGAATTATTCGTTCCTCCTCCAGAACTAGAGGTCCTTGACCTCAGGGGTTGTTGGTTATTGACAAAAGATGGTCTTTTATCTTTCTGTCAAAAACATCCTCAAATTAAAGTGAATCACGAGCTTGTGACGACACACGACAAGGAGAATTCCCGTTATTTGTCTCCTCCACCAGATATCATGAGCTCACAACCACCTAAGCGAAAGCAGGAAAAGTTGTCACTGCCAATCATTAAACCTGATGAGAGTTTCTTAG ATCAAAGATTGAAATATAACAGAGATGAATTACTCTCTATGCGATTTTCATCTGCATCAGTTTCAACTTCCAATCCCCAAGGTAATTTGATCTGA